From a region of the Sporosarcina ureilytica genome:
- a CDS encoding DeoR family transcriptional regulator, translated as MKEATERMLTRIKDVYMYILDNGTVTTQNVVDEFDITPRTAQRDLNVLVYNELVTSPVRGKWTTTSKKVIS; from the coding sequence TTGAAAGAAGCTACAGAACGTATGCTTACCCGCATTAAAGACGTCTACATGTACATCCTTGACAATGGCACAGTAACGACACAAAATGTAGTCGACGAATTTGACATCACTCCTCGCACGGCACAGAGGGACTTAAACGTTTTAGTATACAACGAACTTGTTACAAGCCCCGTGCGCGGTAAATGGACAACGACATCAAAGAAAGTTATTTCATAG
- the dat gene encoding D-amino-acid transaminase → MTFYFIDGQFTKQDEIKISIDDRGYYFGDGVYEVIKVYGGELFTAEEHISRLTKSAAKINLTMPYSEDQLIGVARELIDRNNLLDGHVYMQVTRGAAVRQHHFPVPAVPAVVTAYTMEGSRPKENMKSGVAVKSVEDIRWLRCDIKSLNLLGSVLAKEEAKAAGCEEAILHRDGIVTEGSSTNMFGVKDGVVRTHPVSNLILEGITRQVVLQLCDELNIPVEEKAFTLAEAFEMDEVFYTSTTAEVMPVITIDGQTIGDGQRGNITKKLQKAFATKIPSLCKQ, encoded by the coding sequence ATGACATTCTATTTTATTGACGGACAATTTACGAAGCAAGACGAAATAAAGATTTCAATTGATGATCGTGGGTATTATTTTGGAGATGGTGTTTATGAAGTCATCAAAGTGTATGGCGGTGAATTATTTACGGCTGAAGAACATATTAGTCGTTTGACTAAAAGTGCCGCTAAAATTAACTTAACGATGCCTTATTCTGAAGACCAATTAATTGGCGTAGCACGTGAATTAATTGACAGAAATAATTTACTCGATGGGCATGTATATATGCAAGTGACAAGAGGTGCCGCGGTAAGACAACATCATTTCCCTGTACCTGCTGTTCCTGCAGTTGTAACAGCATATACAATGGAAGGCAGTAGACCAAAAGAAAATATGAAAAGCGGCGTGGCAGTGAAATCGGTTGAAGATATCCGCTGGCTACGTTGTGATATTAAAAGTTTAAACTTACTTGGGAGTGTATTGGCGAAAGAAGAGGCAAAAGCTGCTGGATGTGAAGAAGCGATTCTACATCGTGATGGCATCGTTACAGAAGGTTCTTCGACGAATATGTTTGGCGTGAAAGACGGCGTTGTAAGGACACATCCTGTTTCGAATTTAATATTGGAAGGCATTACAAGGCAAGTTGTTCTTCAGCTTTGCGATGAATTAAATATCCCTGTAGAGGAAAAAGCATTTACATTAGCGGAAGCTTTTGAGATGGATGAAGTCTTTTATACGTCAACAACAGCAGAAGTGATGCCAGTCATTACGATAGATGGGCAAACAATTGGCGATGGTCAAAGAGGGAACATTACAAAAAAGCTACAGAAAGCTTTTGCGACAAAAATCCCGTCACTTTGTAAACAGTAA